GTAGGGCGGTACGTAGTCTTCGAGCATCGCAGAGCCAGCCGTCGTCCGGACACCTTCCGTCGAGATGTTGTCCTTGACGGCGACGGTTCGACCCGCGAGGGGGCCGTCGTCTGCACCCTCGATCGTCTCCTCGGTGATGTAGGCGTTGTTGCTCATGAGACGTTTGGCCCTTTGAAGAAGCCGTCTTCGCTGTCAGGTGCGTTTTCCAGCGCTGCATCGCGGTCGAGACTCTCGGTTACTTCGTCGGGACGCATGACGTTGGTCAGCTCCGCGCTCGGTTCGACTTCGGGGACGTCATCGAGCGTCTCGAAGTACGAGAGAATGTCTGCAAATTGCTCGGTGAATCGCTCGCGCTCCTCCGGGTCCAGATTCACCCGCGCGAGATCCGCGACGTGCTCGACCTCCTCGGGATCGACGACCGATTCGCTCATATCCTCTCGCTGGGTGGGACCGCCACTAAGGGTTTCGAAACGGTGGATCCCGAATACGACACCGACTATCCGGCGATGGCTGCCGGTTTTGGCCGACCAAAGAATTTAAGTTCTCCCCGAAAAAACACAAAGACGAGCGAAACCGTTCTTCGGGCCTCCCGCCCGTTACGTACTCGACCAATGTCAGATACGACCCTCAGAAGTTACGAGCAAGCGAATCAGCAAGAGACTACCGAGGACGAACAGGAGACCGAACACGTCTGTCCGGAGTGTGGCGGTTCACTCCGATCGGACTCCGAACGCGGTGAGACGGTGTGTAGCGAGTGTGGACTGGTCGTCGAGGAAGACGAGATCGACCCCGGCCCGGAGTGGCGCGCTTTCGACGCCAAAGAGAAAGACGAGAAGTCCCGTGTCGGCGCGCCGACGACGAACATGATGCACG
The sequence above is drawn from the Halorhabdus sp. CBA1104 genome and encodes:
- the gatC gene encoding Asp-tRNA(Asn)/Glu-tRNA(Gln) amidotransferase subunit GatC; amino-acid sequence: MSESVVDPEEVEHVADLARVNLDPEERERFTEQFADILSYFETLDDVPEVEPSAELTNVMRPDEVTESLDRDAALENAPDSEDGFFKGPNVS